The Helianthus annuus cultivar XRQ/B chromosome 16, HanXRQr2.0-SUNRISE, whole genome shotgun sequence genome includes a window with the following:
- the LOC118488163 gene encoding secreted RxLR effector protein 161-like has product MDKANLLSTPMVVRSLNVENDPFRPSEDDEEVLGPEVPYLSAIGALMYLTNCTRPDISFAVNLLARFSSAPTKRHGNGIKHIFRYLRGTVDLGLFYPNDSKEGLVGYADAGYLSDPHKAKSQTGYVFMNGGTAISWCSQKQTLVATSSNHAEVIALHEASRECVWLRSMSQHIVTSCGLEKDRSPTPIHEDNAVCVFQMKEGYIKSDRTKHIPPRFFAYTRDLIKDNQV; this is encoded by the coding sequence ATGGACAAGGCAAATCTTTTAAGCACTCCAATGGTCGTTAGGTCACTTAATGTTGAAAATGATCCATTTCGTCCTTCTGAGGACGACGAAGAAGTtcttggtccagaagtaccataCCTCAGTGCAATTGGAGCACTTATGTATCTTACGAATTGTACGAGACCTGACATTTCTTTTGCAGTGAACTTGCTAGCAAGATTTAGTTCAGCTCCTACTAAAAGGCACGGGAATGGGATTAAACATATTTTTCGATATCTTCGAGGCACTGTTGATTTAGGCTTGTTTTATCCTAACGATTCAAAAGAAGGGTTAGTTGGTTATGCAGATGCAGGTTATTTATCTGATCCTCATAAAGCAAAATCTCAAACTGGATATGTATTTATGAATGGAGGAACTGCGATTTCATGGTGTTCTCAGAAACAAACACTTGTCGCAACATCCTCAAATCATGCTGAAGTCATTGCACTACATGAAGCTTCAAGAGAATGTGTATGGCTAAGATCTATGTCACAACACATAGTGACTTCTTGTGGGCTAGAGAAAGATCGAAGTCCAACTCCTATCCACGAAGATAATGCCGTTTGTGTCTTTCAAATGAAAGAAGGGTATATCAAAAGTGACAGAACAAAACATATACCACCAAGGTTCTTTGCATATACTCGGGACCTTATTAAAGACAATCAGGTCTAG
- the LOC110922309 gene encoding F-box/FBD/LRR-repeat protein At1g13570-like: MSFVEDSGSAFLLALIKCSPNLERIYLEWLFLDSVLQELPTSLIHLKLLSLERMSFFERSGLAFLLALIKCSPNLERIELEMKWGSYGSAVKDEYSDVWLEHLKELHICFRGNSDEMKSVMEFVKFILVRSPKLNKVTVFSTAEYYRESVIVKTLLGAPRASPAVIITLNEFE, encoded by the exons ATGTCTTTTGTTGAGGACTCTGGATCAGCTTTTCTTCTTGCTTTGATCAAATGTTCCCCGAACTTGGAGAGAATTTACCTAGAG TGGCTATTTCTAGACTCAGTTCTGCAAGAGCTTCCAACCTCACTAATCCACCTGAAACTCTTAAGTTTGGAAAGAATGTCTTTTTTTGAGCGCTCCGGATTAGCTTTTCTTCTTGCTTTGATCAAATGTTCCCCCAACTTGGAGAGAATTGAGCTAGAG ATGAAGtggggatcttacggttctgctGTAAAGGATGAATATTCAGATGTTTGGTTGGAGCATTTGAAAGAATTGCATATTTGTTTTCGCGGCAACTCGGATGAGATGAAATCTGTAATGGAATTTGTAAAGTTTATCTTGGTTAGGTCACCTAAGCTGAATAAGGTGACTGTATTCAGTACGGCTGAGTATTATAGAGAGTCAGTTATCGTAAAAACACTCTTAGGGGCCCCACGCGCATCTCCGGCAGTAATAATTACCCTTAATGAGTTTGAGTGA
- the LOC118488164 gene encoding F-box/FBD/LRR-repeat protein At1g13570-like, with the protein MKTRSMYKAERMSLDRLPEPVLETILCCLLTEDAARTSILSREWRYKWTTIPNLEFNLIDMDMHDLHQVLLRRQGPIHELTLSVGSYWRDDYSLFEFNQIILLLLRNHTDTIKKLRLDAWGGLWNELPISVFALHHLTDLSLCGPFVIDLPSMFNGLGSLGRLELSYVEISTQTLRRLLSNCPSLTSLSLYIGYSDDKCTINDLLKCLPVIEHLTISSDGCKCEVIFIHMIYN; encoded by the exons atgaaaactAGAAGTATGTACAAAGCTGAACGAATGTCTTTGGATAGGCTTCCTGAGCccgtattagaaaccatcctatgttgTTTACTGACCGAAGATGCAGCAAGGACAAGTATCCTCTCTAGGGAATGGAGGTACAAATGGACCACTATTCCTAACCTAGAGTTTAATTTGATTGACATGGACATGCATGATCTACACCAAGTTTTGTTGCGGCGCCAGGGTCCAATACACGAGCTCACTCTTTCTGTGGGGAGTTACTGGAGGGATGACTACAGCTTATTTGAATTTAATCAGATAATACTTCTTTTGTTGAGGAACCATACTGATACTATCAAGAAACTAAGACTTGATGCATGGGGCGGCCTTTGGAATGAGTTACCCATATCTGTTTTCGCATTGCATCACTTAACGGACCTCTCTCTTTGTGGCCCTTTTGTTATTGACCTTCCATCAATGTTCAATGGCCTTGGTAGCCTTGGAAGGTTAGAACTGAGTTATGTAGAGATCTCTACACAAACTCTTCGGCGTCTTTTATCTAATTGTCCATCACTTACGAGCTTGAGCCTG TATATTGGCTATTCAGATGATAAATGCACTATTAATGACCTACTCAAGTGCTTACCTGTGATTGAACATCTGACTATTTCGAGTGATGGCTGTAAGTGTGAGGTAATATTTATCCACATGATATAtaattga